GACTCCATGGAGACCAAAATCGAAAAAACGCGCAGGTATTTTGAAGACGAAGCTCCGAACATGGACCGTTTATTGCGCCTGATGGAGATTAAGTCGGGGAAATTAGTTTAAAGTTCAAAACAACTTTTAATAACGGTTATTTTTCTCTTTGATTAACCATTTTCGAGATCACTACTTGAACTCTTTAAACAGTTTGACCTCTTTTTTGAACTCTTCTAACTTGTTAACTTTTCAGAAACAATATTTCCGCCACGTTTGCCGTTATGGGATTTCTCCTATTTTTGTCGTCATGAAATGGATTTTCTTACTTCTTACCATAATAACACTTGGCAGCTGCAACTCGTATAACCGCATCTTAAAATCAGACGATTACGAAGCGAAATTCACGGAAGCGAACCGCTTGTATGATTCTGAAAAATACGAGAGATGTGTGGCTTTGTATGAGCAGGTTTACCAAAGAAGCCCGCGTTCTCCGCAGGGAGAAGTGGCTTTTTACCGTTTAGGGAAAGCATGTTTTGCCGTGGAAGACTGGTATTTGGCAAGTTATTACCTGGCTGCATTTCCATCCAAGTTCCCATATTCCCCGAAAGTGGAAGAAACAACGTTCCTGGCTGCGGTATGTGCGGTTCAGAACAGTCCGGAAGTGTCGTTGGACCAGCATGAAACGGAAGTTGCATTGAATGAGCTTCAGAACTTTGTAACGCGTTTCCCGAATTCGGAATTGCTGGATACGTGCAATGCGATCATGGACAAGTTGCGTTACAAGCTGGAAACAAAAGATATAATGACGGTGAGGTTGTATTCCAAAACGGAAAATTACCGTGCAGCAGTAGTGAGCGGAGAGCAATTCCTGGATAATTATCCGCGATCTGTTTACCGGGAAGAAGCCTGGGCAATTTTAATTCGCAATTCCTACCATTTGGCAAGTAATAGTGTGGATACAAAGATTGCGGAACGAATTGAAAAAACAAAAGAACGATTCAACGTTTTTCTTGTAGAATTCCCAAATTCAAACTATCTTCGCGAATTCGAAGGGTATATTGAGAAATTGAAAAAGATCGATGTTCCCGAATCTAACAAGTAAATAAATAGAAGAAATGAGCTTCAAAAACAACAATGCTGAGCGTTCAACTGTAACGCGTGATACAATTGATTTAGAGCAGACAACAGGTAATATCTATGAATCGATTGTAGTATTGTCCAAAAGAGCGAATCAAATCAGCTCTTCAATGAAAGAAGAATTGACTGCTAAATTGCAGGAGTTCGCTTCATCCACAGATAATTTGGAAGAGATTTTCGAAAACCGCGAGCAAATTGAAATTTCCCGCTTTTATGAAAAACTTCCGAAGCCGGTTGCTGTTGCAATTGAAGAGTTGAAGGACGGACAAATTTATACCAGAAAAAATCAAGAGTAATCTAAACTCGATATGTCTTTAGAAGGAAAAAAGATTCTGGTTGGTATTACTGGCGGAATCGCAGCGTACAAAATAGCATCCTTCGTAAGATTATTAAAGAAACAAGGGGCAGAGGTCAGATGTATGATGACTCCTGCCTCTTCTGATTTTATAACACCGCTTACGCTTTCCACCTTATCCGGATCCCCGGTAGGAATTGAATTCTACGATTCCAAAACCGGTGAATGGACCAACCACGTCGAATGGGCTTTGTGGGCAGATGTGATGATCTTCGCCCCGGTGACAGCCAATTCACTGGCAAAAATGGCTCACGGCTTTTCAGATAATTTCCTGCTGGCAACCTATTTGAGTGCCAAGTGCCCGATTTATATTGCTCCGGCAATGGACCTGGATATGTATCAGCATCAGACAACCAAAGACAACCTGGCCCGCCTGGAATCATTCGGTTATACGATCATTCCGGCTGAAAGCGGCTTTTTGGCAAGCGGACTGGAAGGGCAGGGAAGAATGGCTGAGCCGGAAGTGCTGCTTCAGTACATGCTGGATCATTTTCATGCTGACAAACGTTTTTCGGGAAAGAAATTCCTGGTTACTGCCGGGCCGACTTACGAGGCGATAGATCCTGTACGTTTTATCGGGAACCATTCTTCGGGAAAAATGGGCTTTGCCCTGGCAGAAGCAATTGCATCGAAAGGGGGAGAAGTTGTTTTAATCAGCGGCCCAAGCAGCCTGAGCACAAAACACAAAAACATCGAATTGATCCGTGTAACTTCTGCGCGCGATATGCTGCAGGCAGTACAGGATAACTGGAAACAAACCGACATGGGGATATTCGCTTCCGCGGTTGCAGATTATCGTCCGGCGGTTGCCGAAAGCCAGAAGATCAAGAAAACAGCCGATCAACTGGAAATTCTTTTGGAAAAGAACCCCGATATTTTGTCCTGGGCAGCTTCCAATAGATCAGGAGAAAACCAAAAAGTGATCGGCTTTGCCTTGGAAACCCAAAACGGCCTGGATTATGCTAAAGGAAAGCTTGAAAAAAAGAATCTGGATGCCATTGTGCTGAATGAAATGGGGGAACCGGGAGTTGGTTTCGGAACGGATACGAATTCCGTTAAATTACTCTTTAAAAACAATAAAATGTGTAGCTTTGAGTTACAATCAAAGCAAGAATTGGCTTTCTTGCTGTTGAATGAACTGATGAATAATATCTATGAATAAAATTCTAACCCTTGTCTTTTTGACGCTTATCGCAAGAGGCTATTCCCAGGAATTGAACTGTCAGGTTTCACTGATTACCAATATCAAAACCGAGGTAACTTCTGCTGAAAAAGAATTGTTTGAGCAATTGAAACAGGTTGTTACCGAATTGATGAACAATACCAAGTGGACCGATGAAAAGTTCAAAGTGGAAGAACGCATCAATTGTCAGCTGCAATTACAGATCAATACCATTAATAACGGGGAATTTACCGGGTCTATCCAGGTTCAGTCCAGCAGACCGGTTTACAACGGATCTTACAATACGACTTTATTTAATTTCCAGGACGACAACCTGGATTTTACCTATACGAGAAGCAGCCAGGTGATTTATGCCAAGAACCAGTTCAGGGATAATTTGTCTTCCGTTCTGGCATTCTATGCGTATTATATTATTGCACTGGATTTTGATTCTTTTTCCAAACAGGGCGGAACCAAGTATTTCCAGGAAGCACAGCAAATTGTGACGAATGCACAGACTTCTTCCGCAAAGGGATGGAAATCCAACGAACAGGGAAAAAAGAACCGCTATTGGCTGGTGGAAAATGCTTTGCAGCAGTTGTTCGAGCCTTTGAGAGAATGCTACTACGAATACCACCGTTTGGGAATGGATCATTTATACGACAAACCGGACGATGCGAAAAAAGCGATCTACAATGCATTGGATAAATTATCCAAAGTAGCTTCAGCACGGCCAAATACGATCAATATCATCAACTTCGCGTATTGCAAATTGAATGAGTTGAAGAATCTCTATTCTGTTGCAAAGCCGGAAGAGAAAACACAGATCGTAGCGGTATTAAAGAAAATTGACCCTGCGAATTCAACCAAATACGAAGAAATTCTGAATTAATGTTGAAATCCCTTTCCGTTCAAAATTTTGCTTTGATTGAACATGTTTCCCTTCATTTTCACGATGGACTGCATGTGATTACCGGAGAAACAGGTTCGGGAAAATCCATATTGCTTGGTGCATTGAACCTCATATTGGGAGAACGTTCCGATTTTTCTGTCATCCGCGACCCGGAAAAGAAAACCATCGTTGAAGCCGTCTTTCAGTTAAATGAAAGCTTTAAGGATTGGTTTATCCGTGAGGATATCGATTGGGAGCCGGAAACACTGATTCGCAGAGAAATTACCAGCCAGGGAAAATCACGTTCTTTCATTAACGATACACCGGTTCAATTGAACCAGTTGAAAGAATTGACCGAGCAATTGGTCTATATTCACTCGCAGCACGAAACACTGGAAATTAAAAAAACGAAGTTTCAGTTTGATTTACTGGATTCATATGCCGATAGCCTGGATCTTGCCCAGCAGGTAGGAGCAACTTACAACCAGATCCATCGGTTGAAGACAACCCGTGAACGTTTGGAATCGTCCCGATCGAGCCAGTTGCAGGAATTGGATTATATCCGCTTCCAGTTGAATGAAATTCAGCAGTTAAACCTGGACCAGGTAGATTATGCTGCTTTGGAAAACGATTTTAATAAGTTGTCGCAACTGGATGATCTGAAAGAAGCATATTCCTCGGTTATCCAGGCAATGGAACAGGAAAACGGCGCAACAGACCAGCTTAGAAGATTGAAAGTTCATATCGACAAGTGGAAAAATGCAGATGTTGATCTGAACAGTATTTCTGTCAGGCTGCAGGAAGTCATTGCGGAATTGCAGGAAATTTCCAGAGATTCGGACAGGCAGCTGAACCAGTTGGAAGGCGATCCGGAAACGTTGTTTCGCTTAACCGAATCACTGGACGAATACAACAAGATCTTAAAAAAGCATCATTTCTCGACCCAGGAAGAATTGATCGCTTATTTCAATAGCCTGGAAAGCAAACTGGAAGAATCCGATTCTTCGGATGAGCGCATTGCTGAATTAACGGCAGAAATTGATAAGAAAGAGCAGGAATTACAGCAATTGTCGGAGAAATTGTTCGGGAAACGATCCGCGGTTGTTTCAAAACTGGAAGGGTATTTACTGGAATTGCTGACGGAAATGAAAATGGAACATTCCCGCTTCCAAATCCTGCTTGAAAGATCTGAAAAGATGGACGCAAACGGCGGAATGAGTATTCAGATCCTTTTCTCGGCGAATAAAGGCCTGGAATTAAAGCCCATCGAAAAAGCTGCAAGCGGCGGGGAATTGTCCCGGGTGATGCTGGCTATCCAATTGATCATGAGTGAGAAGAAATCCCTTCCTACTTTGATTTTGGATGAGATCGATACCGGAGTTTCCGGCGAAGTTGCTTTGAGAATGGGGAAATTGCTGAAGCAGATGGGAAAACATTTGCAGGTTTTTGCCATTACACACCTTCCACAGGTCGCTGCAAAAGGAGATTACCATTTCGAAGTATCCAAGTCACACGCAAACAGTCAAACGATTTCTGAAATTCACGAGTTGAACAAAGATCAGCGTATTGAAGCGCTTGCGAAACTGATTTCCGGTGAACAGGTCACAGACCTAGCGCGTTCTTCTGCCATCGAATTGATGAACTGAAGTTAAAGAATCGATGTTAAAAGTGAGAAAAAAGAATTAGTAATGATATCCCGTTGAACTTTTAACTTTTTCAATTTTAACATCCCACTTTACCGTATCTTTACTAACAAATACACGAATTATGTTCAAGGTTCTTTTCATAACACTTTCGCTTGCTGCAACTGCTTTTCATTCTGAGGCAAAGAATTCCGATGGAACTGTTTATTCAGACGCCGGAGAAATCAGTAAAATGCGCATACAGGCTCATCGTGTAGCTTGCCAGCCGGGTGGTGCGGCCAATTGTTTTTCGGTTCAGAAAGGAGCAACCATCGGGATGGATTCCTGGGAAGTGCTTCAGCAGCCGATTGAAGGATTTGATTATGAAGAAGGATACACCTACGATGTGATCGTGAAAGTAGATGCTCAACCGGGAAAAACAGGTGCTGAAAGATTCAAATACACGCTGGTTGAAATAATTTCGAAGGTCAAAGAGGCCTGATTCTCTTTTTTCTCCTATCTTTAAAATTATGGAGAAGAAATGGGTAATAACCGGTCTGATACTGGTCATCATTGCAATCATTTTAGGAGCATTCGGTGCTCATGGATTAAAGGATTTAACTTCCGACAACGATATTCTGGCAGCTTTTGATACTGCTACGAAATACCAGTTTTTCCAGGGGCTGGGCTTTTTAATCATTCCGTTTATCACAACACGTTTTGCAATTTCTGGCAAAGCAGTTTTCTATTTGTTACTTCTGGGAACTATTTTCTTTTCAGGAAGTATTTACGGATTGACTTACTCCAAAGTGCATGCAGGCGGTTCCTTGTCCAAAGTTTTTGGCCCGGTTACACCTATTGGCGGATTGCTGATGATCGTCGGATGGACCGTATTATTAATCCAGGTAATCCGGTCGCGTAATTCATGAAATTTACTGCAACGATATTGGGTTCGGGAACATCGCAGGGAGTTCCGGTAATAGCTTGTGAGTGTCACGTATGCACTTCGCAGAAACCGGAGGATAATCGTTTGCGCTGTTCGGTTCTGCTGGAAATTGCAGGAAGGAATTATGTGATTGATGCAGGCCCGGATTTCAGGCAGCAAATGCTGAAATTCAAGGTGAAAAGCCTGGAAGCAGTTCTGTTTACACATGAACACAAAGATCACATGGCTGGGCTGGATGATGTGAGAGCCTTCAATTTTATTGAAAGCAGGGATATGGACATCTATTGCTCAAAAGCTGTTGAAATTGCATTGAGACGTGAATACCATTACGCCTTCCAGGAAGATAAATACCCGGGAATTCCCCAGTTGAATATCATCAACATTGAGAATAAACCATTTAAGCTTTCGGGAAGTATCCCGGTTATTCCGGTGGAAGTGATGCACTATTTCATGCCTGTTTTGGGGTTCCGGATAGCTGATTTCGCTTATATAACGGATGCTAAAACAGTGGAACCGGAAGAAATTGAAAAGCTGAAAGGAGTAAAAACATTGGTAGTGAATGCTTTGCGGAAAGAGCCGCATATTTCACATTTCAACCTGGAAGAAGCTTTGCGCTTTATAGACCAGGTGAAGCCGGAACGTGCTTATTTGACACATATTTCGCATCTTTTCGGAACACATGAAGAGATCGAAAGAGAATTGCCTCCAAATGTATTTGCAGCTTTTGACGGTTTGAAACTCGAATTCGATTAACCGGCATTTTTTCAGATAAGCATCCGATTTTAGTGAATTCCGCCGAATTCCAATGATAGCTGGAAATATTCCTTGTAGGCTTGAAATTAAATTCTAAATTTGTTCCCAAATCAAACAATTATGTCAAAATTATTGGAAGGAAAACGTGGAATCATTACCGGAGCATTGGACCAAAATTCAATTGCCTGGAAAGTTGCTGAAAAAGCACATGAACACGGCGCGACGTTTGTTTTAACAAATGCTCCAATTGCAATGCGAATGGGGGAGATTAATGAATTGGCTGCAAAGACGAATTCACAGATTATTCCTGCCGACGCAACAAATACAGAAGATTTGAAGAAGCTTTTCACAGAAGCTCAGGAAATTTTAGGTGGTAAGATTGATTTCGTACTTCACTCGATCGGTATGAGTGTGAATATTCGCAAGAACATTCCTTACCAGGACCTGAACTACGACTTTTTCCAAAAAGGAATTGATGTTTCTGCTTTGTCACTGCACAAAATGCTTTCCGTAGCGAAAAACATGGATGCAATCAATGAGTGGGGAAGTGTAGTAGCTCTAACATACATGGCTGCTCAGAGAACTTATCCTTTCTACACGGATATGGCTGATATCAAGGCAATGCTTGAATCAATCGCAAGAAGTTTCGGTTACCACTACGGTTTGGAGAAAAAAGTACGTATCAATACGGTTTCCCAGTCTCCGACTAAAACAACTGCCGGAACAGGTATTAAAGGATTCGGTGATTTCTACGACTATGCAGATGCGATTGCTCCGCTTGGAAATGCAAGCGCGGAAGACTGTGCAAATTACTGTATCACGTTATTCTCTGACTTAACGAGAATGGTTACGATGCAGAACTTATTCCACGACGGTGGTTATTCCACAACAGGAGTCAGTGACGCTGTTCTGGGGAAATTGGGAATCTAAATCTGATTTTTTATAAAAAACAATATGATGGGGACGTCCAGGCTTAGCCGGGACGTCCCTTTCTGTTTTATACTAATTACTACTTTCGTAACGTTTTACCAGAAAACGATTACTTCTATAAACGGACCTATTATGAAAAAGAGATGCATCTTGCTGTTTGTGATCCTCTCGTATCATACATCTGCCCAGGATTTGCCTTTGAAAGGCGGACGAGGAGGAATCCTGTCTTTTGGACAAAGAACAACCCTGAGTGCATTTAACGGAGATCACGAACGCCCGGCAGTTGGTTTGGGAGGACAAATGAGACATCAGTTATCCGACCGGGTGAACACGGAATGGTTCATGGATTACTTGCCCGTAACCAATGAATATACGCGTAGAAATGACCTGCATATTGGTTGGAGTGTTCTATTTTACCTGCTTCAAAATCCAACTCCTAAAGTTCAGCCATACATTGTTGCAGGACATTGCTTTGACCGCACCTTGCAAACAGAACTGGCAGACCGCACGAATAAAATTGAGCGCTGGAGCAGTGCAGTACAGGGTGGAGCAGGAGTTCATTTCAATCTGACGCCGCGTTTTGATGTTTCACTTTCCAGTCAATACATGATCCATTTGGGAACAGATATCCATTCGCAAGTGGAAGAAGACGGAAGTGTTCATTTTGAAAAGCACAAGGGAGGTTCGCTCGAAGGATATTTACTGACCTCGTTGACGTTAAACTATAAATTGGCAGACTTATGGAAATCAAAAAGGAAATAGGCATCTTGTTTTTGGGTTTTCTCACCGGAACCAATTTTACGGATGCACAGATTCTTGCCGAAGGCCAGCGCGCCGGATTGCTGCAAACGACCGGGAGTATTTATCCTTCTCAGCAACTGAATACAAAAGGATTGAATTTATACGTCGGCGGATACCTGAATTATCACTTTGATGATAAATACAGTTTCAGAGGAGACATTTACCAGTTCATCGGTGCTCAGTCGAAACCGGGTTATGTCAACGATCATGTACAGGTTCAGGCAGGATTCATGCGTTACTTTCCTGTAAAGCGATTAGACCCGTTTGTAGGATTGCAGGTCGGTTTTTCAGCTATCCAGACCAATGAACGAAGCGAACGCATTTACAACTCGGCTTTTGCCGTAAAAGCAGGATTAAATTATCACGTTTATAAATTCTTCTATTTCTTTCTGGAATGTCAATACATTCACCAAACAGATCCGTGGCATGCACGACCGCTTGATCAGTTCATGGGAACCGGAGGATTGGGCTTTCAATTGCCTTGTAAAAACGTAAGACAATAGCTCAAATGGTTCAAATGAATTGTTTAAACTTTTTGATTCCGATAGCTATCGGAACTTTTTGAACTCTTTTGAACTCTTTTGAACTCTTTTTAACTTGATTAAGTTATCCTCCCCAGTCGCAATTGGATTCCGGATCTGCACAATTAAACTGTAAGGCCGGTTCTTCTTGGTCTCTTTCAATGCTTTGTTTGAGCAATAAAATCCGGTTCGCTTCCGGGTACGACAAGATTTTTGTTTTCAGGATGCGGTTTATTTCTGCCAGTACAATCGGTTTCGGGTACATGTAAATCCGGTGTTCCATATCGTTGATTACGCGTTCGCGAAGTAAAAGCAGGTCTTTTTTGAACAAATCGCTTTTTTGAATCACCTGGAAGGAACCACTCAGGAATTTGTAATTGTTGGTGTCTCCCAACAAGGAGCCGCCACCGTAATCCCAGGTGCGTTCAAAGAAGTTCAACCAGCCCGGTTCATGTCTTCCCTGATCTCCTTCCGCTAGAATCTTCAAGGCCATGAAATCATCATCGGCTTCTCCTTTCGTGTATTTTGCGAGCTTTTGAAGGGCCAGGAAGTTGTAATCCAAAACGAATTCGGTACACTCAGCTTCACAGGAAGAACGGAATGCAAAGGATTTATTGATGAAACTCAAAGCCTCCATGCCGTTATAACCGTCGGGGAATTTCTTCGAAACCGCTTTTTCAATATCTCCGAATACTTTTTTTCCTGCGTGGTAAACACGTGCAAAATCTTTGTCTGTATGAACATAAGAAAGCGAATCAAGATAGGCCACCATGGAATTTACCGTCTTTTCAGGAAGGATTTTATTCAGCTTTTTAACCTGGTCGGGAGTGAGGTTGCGAACAACGGGATTCCGTTTGGGAACGGTGTCTGTTGCTGTTTCTTCCGGTTTATTGGTGGTTTCCTGATCGGTTTTTGCCTGGTCAGCAGTTTCTTTTTCCGGACTGTCGGAACAGGAAGCAATCAGCAAGCAGATTGAAAAGCAGAATAAGAGTTGTTTCATAGCGTAAAGTAATAAATCGCAATCTAAATTACATTATTTTTAAGTTTGAAATCATAAATAAATCCTTCATTCGTTAGAATAGCAATGAAACGTTTGACGAAGCTCTTTAAATCTATATTTCCGGCACTTTTGTGCCTGTTTTTTGTATTGCCTTCACATGCGTCCCATACAGCTCCAAAAACTCCGGATTACATCATTATCGATTCCTGGGTTAGCGGTTTTATAGCCGGATTGGTCAAGAACAAGGAGAAAAGATGGAAAGCTGCCTGGAAACGGGCGAACCTGAGTGCAAGAAACGATGCGCGTATCTGGGGAGGGTTATTTGTTTCGGATACCAATTCCACCTCCGGAAAGCGCTTTTTGGAAGTAGGTTCCCGGTTTACTTACCAGGGGCCACAAACGGGCATCGGATTTTTTATGGCACATTTCTACAATACGGTGTTGTGTAAAGTCAATACGGTCTCTTATCCGAATGGAAGTACCTTGTTGAACATGAACGTGGCATGGACAGGTATTTGTTTCGGGAATTACATCCTGGCTAAAAAGAACAGTGCTCCCAATCCCGATAACCGCATTTTCCAGCATGAGTACGGACATTATCTTCAAAGTCGACGCATGGGATTTGCTTACCTGGTGCGCGTGGGGCTTCCGGCAATCATGAGTACCGGTGTGCACGATGAACACCCGGTAGAAGTGGATTGCAATCGCGAAGGATTTTTGTATTTCAACAGGATCAACCCGAATTTTCAAAACGATGCGGGATATGCGGACAGAAAAGGATGGGATTTTTTATACAACCCTTTTCCGGATACCATCGGTATTAAAACGACGGTCGGGAGAAATACTTTTCGCTACATCGATTACCGGGATTCAATTGGCAGGGCACAGGTGGAATCACTGAAAGTCAAGGCTAAGTGGTTTGATTATGCAGGATGGATTGCTTTTCCTGTCCCGGCTATCATCGGAGTTTGCAATGCAGTTAAATACAACCGGGAACAAGGCGAAGGATCCGGCTCAGGACCTTTGATCATTATTGAAGGGCCCGAAGAAAAGAAAGTAAACTGATCAGATCTTTCCGGTGAGGTCGTAAGCCACGTAGCCGAACATTTCCTTCAATAATCCGTGCCAGTCATTCATGGTGCTTACATCCGGTATTATCAGCTCGTCAAAGGTATAGGAACGCTTCGGACCGGTGTACAAATCCGTTGAATAGGTGTCACATTTCACTCCGGCTTTCACGAAACAAGCTCTTGCACGGCGCATGTGCTTCCCGGAAGTTACCAATAGCACGGATGTTGAATTCGGGAACAAACGGTCAAGTATTTTCTTCGATTCAACAGCATTTTCATACGTGTTTTTGGATTTGGTTTCCGTAATAATTACATGTTCCGGAATTCCCCATTTAACAAGAGTTTCTTTCAATTGTGAGGCTTCATGAAGCCCCTTATCGATGATGTAACCGTGATCGCCGGTAATCAGGATGCGATCAATTTTTCCGGACTTGTACAATGAAATGGTTTGCCAGATCCGGTCGATTCCCCTTCTTGCGCTCAACACCTTCAGATCGTTGTTGTATTCAGCCATCCCGGTCAATACAACTGCAACGTCGTAATGTTTGATTTCGGAAGGTGGCGTACCGAAAACTTCCCATTGCCGGCAGAATTCCTTAAAAACAAAGGTGTTGCTGAAAAACAGGGCAATAAAGATTGCTGCATATTTTCCTCTTTTAGCCCGGATGCTCTTTTTGGAGAAGAATGCAAAATAAAGGGCGATCAGCAACCAGGTAAAAGGGCTGATGGTAAAAAGCAATATTTTCGAGAGAATAAAAAACATCTTTTGACGATCAAAAGTAAAAAAAAAGCCCCGACATTTATCGTCGGGGCTTTCCTAAAAAAGTGAATTTATTATCTTACAAGGTGAACAAAAGTTTGTCCTTCGACTACTTTCTCGCCTTTTACACTTGAGATTTTGTAAGTAACGAAATATACTCCGTCAGCCGGAACAACTCCGTCAATTTTTCCATCCCATTTCGGATTCATACCTGATCCCTGGAATACGGTATTTCCCCAACGGTTTACAACACTGAATTCAATGTTTGAATAGTTGGTAACTACGAATTCAAAGAAATCATTGTCTCCGTCACCATTCGGTGTAAAGATGTTCGGAATGTCGAATACAGGCTCAGGGAACAAACAAGATCCGTCGTTTTGAACTGCTGTAGGATCATAGTTGATTGCCAACGGGTCTGTACATCCACATGTTTGTGCGGAAACTGTCACATAAGCTGTATCAGAACAGTTTGCATCGTCATAAGCAACCAACATAATTACTGCATTACCGGAATAAGTGTGGTTTTGAGTATTTGCGTTGTTTACGTTGATAACCGTTCCGTCACCAAAATCCCACAGGTAATGTGTTGAATTCTGACTATTGTTTTCAAATGCAACGTTGAATGGTGTACAACCAGCCAACGGATCTGCATCGATAATGGCTACAGGAGCATTTTTAATGCTGATCTGAACGCTGTCCATATCCGAACAAACATCATCCGTTACCATGAAGTAGTACCATCCCGGAGAACGGTTTGTCCAAACAGTTGAGTTGATGAATGAAGGATTCGTTGCTCCCGGTCCATGCCAGTTGTACATAGGCTGGTTGTTTACAGCAGTAAGTCCTGAAACATAAGCTACAACAGCTCCGTCAGTCAAACATGAACTGGCATCATAAGCAACCAGTGAATCGATATTCAGGATTTTATTGACCACGAGGGTGACGCTATCCTGCCTGTTGAATCCACAACCGTCTGTAATGGTAACGTGATAAGTAATCGAATCATGTTCAGCACCACCTGTAGGTAAAGCCTGCGGATTGCTGGTACTTGAAAGATCTGTCCAGTTAACAGAATATGGAGGAATTGATCCTGAAATGTTTGTTACCTGAACGGAAGGATTTGTTGTAGGACAGTAAGAATAAGCGTAATCCTGCAAGTTGTATGTTAAGTTATCATCATACGAGTGAATAGTCACCGGTGAAGATGTACACTGTAACACGCCGGATGAATCGTATACTGCAATTGTGAATGTTGAATCCGTACCTGCAGGTCCTGCAATGATATCATTGGAATCTCCTGTTAAACCGTTGCTCCAAAGCAATGTAAGGGCTGCAGAACAGTTTCCTCCCATCGCGTTAATAACGATGTTATCCAATCCCCAGTTGTCATACCCGTTTCCGGATGTGTTTTGCTGGTACCATCTGAAAGCTGTGTTGGTAGTA
The window above is part of the Fluviicola sp. genome. Proteins encoded here:
- the bamD gene encoding outer membrane protein assembly factor BamD, coding for MKWIFLLLTIITLGSCNSYNRILKSDDYEAKFTEANRLYDSEKYERCVALYEQVYQRSPRSPQGEVAFYRLGKACFAVEDWYLASYYLAAFPSKFPYSPKVEETTFLAAVCAVQNSPEVSLDQHETEVALNELQNFVTRFPNSELLDTCNAIMDKLRYKLETKDIMTVRLYSKTENYRAAVVSGEQFLDNYPRSVYREEAWAILIRNSYHLASNSVDTKIAERIEKTKERFNVFLVEFPNSNYLREFEGYIEKLKKIDVPESNK
- a CDS encoding DNA-directed RNA polymerase subunit omega; protein product: MSFKNNNAERSTVTRDTIDLEQTTGNIYESIVVLSKRANQISSSMKEELTAKLQEFASSTDNLEEIFENREQIEISRFYEKLPKPVAVAIEELKDGQIYTRKNQE
- the coaBC gene encoding bifunctional phosphopantothenoylcysteine decarboxylase/phosphopantothenate--cysteine ligase CoaBC, translating into MSLEGKKILVGITGGIAAYKIASFVRLLKKQGAEVRCMMTPASSDFITPLTLSTLSGSPVGIEFYDSKTGEWTNHVEWALWADVMIFAPVTANSLAKMAHGFSDNFLLATYLSAKCPIYIAPAMDLDMYQHQTTKDNLARLESFGYTIIPAESGFLASGLEGQGRMAEPEVLLQYMLDHFHADKRFSGKKFLVTAGPTYEAIDPVRFIGNHSSGKMGFALAEAIASKGGEVVLISGPSSLSTKHKNIELIRVTSARDMLQAVQDNWKQTDMGIFASAVADYRPAVAESQKIKKTADQLEILLEKNPDILSWAASNRSGENQKVIGFALETQNGLDYAKGKLEKKNLDAIVLNEMGEPGVGFGTDTNSVKLLFKNNKMCSFELQSKQELAFLLLNELMNNIYE
- a CDS encoding DUF4835 family protein, coding for MNKILTLVFLTLIARGYSQELNCQVSLITNIKTEVTSAEKELFEQLKQVVTELMNNTKWTDEKFKVEERINCQLQLQINTINNGEFTGSIQVQSSRPVYNGSYNTTLFNFQDDNLDFTYTRSSQVIYAKNQFRDNLSSVLAFYAYYIIALDFDSFSKQGGTKYFQEAQQIVTNAQTSSAKGWKSNEQGKKNRYWLVENALQQLFEPLRECYYEYHRLGMDHLYDKPDDAKKAIYNALDKLSKVASARPNTINIINFAYCKLNELKNLYSVAKPEEKTQIVAVLKKIDPANSTKYEEILN
- the recN gene encoding DNA repair protein RecN, which codes for MLKSLSVQNFALIEHVSLHFHDGLHVITGETGSGKSILLGALNLILGERSDFSVIRDPEKKTIVEAVFQLNESFKDWFIREDIDWEPETLIRREITSQGKSRSFINDTPVQLNQLKELTEQLVYIHSQHETLEIKKTKFQFDLLDSYADSLDLAQQVGATYNQIHRLKTTRERLESSRSSQLQELDYIRFQLNEIQQLNLDQVDYAALENDFNKLSQLDDLKEAYSSVIQAMEQENGATDQLRRLKVHIDKWKNADVDLNSISVRLQEVIAELQEISRDSDRQLNQLEGDPETLFRLTESLDEYNKILKKHHFSTQEELIAYFNSLESKLEESDSSDERIAELTAEIDKKEQELQQLSEKLFGKRSAVVSKLEGYLLELLTEMKMEHSRFQILLERSEKMDANGGMSIQILFSANKGLELKPIEKAASGGELSRVMLAIQLIMSEKKSLPTLILDEIDTGVSGEVALRMGKLLKQMGKHLQVFAITHLPQVAAKGDYHFEVSKSHANSQTISEIHELNKDQRIEALAKLISGEQVTDLARSSAIELMN
- a CDS encoding DUF4377 domain-containing protein, with amino-acid sequence MFKVLFITLSLAATAFHSEAKNSDGTVYSDAGEISKMRIQAHRVACQPGGAANCFSVQKGATIGMDSWEVLQQPIEGFDYEEGYTYDVIVKVDAQPGKTGAERFKYTLVEIISKVKEA
- a CDS encoding DUF423 domain-containing protein; this translates as MEKKWVITGLILVIIAIILGAFGAHGLKDLTSDNDILAAFDTATKYQFFQGLGFLIIPFITTRFAISGKAVFYLLLLGTIFFSGSIYGLTYSKVHAGGSLSKVFGPVTPIGGLLMIVGWTVLLIQVIRSRNS
- a CDS encoding MBL fold metallo-hydrolase yields the protein MKFTATILGSGTSQGVPVIACECHVCTSQKPEDNRLRCSVLLEIAGRNYVIDAGPDFRQQMLKFKVKSLEAVLFTHEHKDHMAGLDDVRAFNFIESRDMDIYCSKAVEIALRREYHYAFQEDKYPGIPQLNIINIENKPFKLSGSIPVIPVEVMHYFMPVLGFRIADFAYITDAKTVEPEEIEKLKGVKTLVVNALRKEPHISHFNLEEALRFIDQVKPERAYLTHISHLFGTHEEIERELPPNVFAAFDGLKLEFD